AAATCGACACTGTGACTATAGGTAATATTTCGAGCAATTCAATTTTGATAGTAGTATCAGCAGGAATAGCTTGTATGATGGTTTTAGGATTTTTAAGGATATTGTTTGATTTGCCATTATATATTATATTAAATGTTTCATATTTGATTGTTTTGATATTAGGATTCTTTGTTTCAGAGGAATTTTTGGCTATTGCCTTTGATGCATCTGGTTCTACTACAGGAGTTCTGGCTGTGCCTTTTATTCTAGCATTGTCCTTTGGTATATCTGCTAGGAAAAAGAACAGTAAATCATCTGAAAAGGACAGTTTTGGATTAGTCGCTATTGCATCAGTTGGAGCTATTGCATCAGTTATGATTTTAGATATTTTTAGCAAAACAAGTGAATTTGCAGGAATATTGCCAAGCAGTCAATTTGAAAATCTTTCAATTGCTAGAGTATTTATGAGAGAAGTATTTCCAGCCTTTCATGATAGCTCCATAGCATTTTTACCTTTATTGATAATTTATATAGTGACTTTGCTTATATCAAAATCCATATCCAAAAGAGAAAATAGAAGAATGATTTTTGGTTTTATTTATGCATTTTTAGGATTAATAATATTTTTTATTGGAGTAAATGCTGGTTTTATGGAAGTAGGAAGTCTTATAGGAAGTCACTTAGTGGAGCAGGAAAAATATATTTTCCTAATATCCATAGGCTTTGTTTTAGGAATAGTTACTATTCTTGCAGAGCCTGCTGTATATGTACTTACTCATCAGATAGAAGAGGTAACAGCTGGTTATGTAAAAAGAAGATCAGTTTTAGTAGCTCTATCTGCTGGAGTTGGACTGGCAGTTGCTTTATCTATGCTGAGGATTGTAACTAGTGATATAAGGCTATGGCATTATTTGCTTCCTGGCTACATTATTGCAGTGACACTGACTTTTTTTGCTCCAAAGCTCTTTGTAGGTATTGCCTTTGATGCAGGAGGAGTAGCAACAGGTCCGATGACAGCAACTTTTATTTTGGCATTTACTCAAGGAGCCGCAAACAGCTATCCTAATGCAGACTTATTAGCAGATGGCTTTGGCATGATAGCCATGGTTGCTATGATGCCTATAATAACTCTTCAGATTTTAGGGCTTGTTTTTAAGGTTAAAAATAGAAAAACGATAGAAGGAGAAGAGAAATCCTCATGATAATATATGATATGAATGTACTGATTTTAAAGCATGGTATGGGTAGTAAAGCTATAGCTCTAGCAAAAGATTGCAATATATCAGGCGGAACTGTGCTCCTTGGAAAAGGAACAATCAGAAACTCTTTTTTGAGTTTTTTTGAGCTAGCGGAGTCTACTAAAGAGATAGTTTTAATTATTGCAAATAGAGAGCTAGGATGCAAGTTTTTAGAAAGAGCTAATAGCGAATTTAATTTGATAAATCAAAATCATGGAATAGCTTTTTCCATTGAGCTGTCAAAGGTCATGGGGTACACAAGCTACAAGAAGGATACATTAAATTACTGCCAAACTGGAGGAGAAGTTATGCTTAATTACGATTCTATTTTTGTTATAGTGGATAAAGGAAAAGGTGAGGATGTTGTAGATGCAGCTAGCGAGGCTGGAGCTAGAGGTGCAACTATAGTCAATGCAAGAGGATCTGGGATTCATGAAACTAGCAAAATTTTTGCGATAGAAATAGAGCCTGAGAAAGAAATTGTTTTGATTCTTACAAAAGACGATATCACACAAGCTGTGTGTGACAATATAAATAGAAAAATGAAACTTGATGAACCTGGAAATGGAATATTGTTTGTGCAAAAAGTTAATAAAGCCTATGGAATATATTAGAGCACTTATCGCTATAAACTAGCTAATTGATTAAAAAATGGAGCTATCAAAAAAGATAGCTCCATTGGCTTTATGCGAGTTATAAATAATTTTAATCTAAATTACTTTATAAATTTGATTAAAATATAGAATTATAATACTCTATTATCGTAATCATATTTATCCATAATAACGCTGTTGTTGTCACGATAATGTGTATATACCAGATCTCTTTTATAATCATCTCGTTCATCAACTGCAACGATAATATATCCTTGGTCTAGATATCCTTTAAATTCATCAAGTTCAGCTTCATCTACTCCTAAATCAACTAAAGCACCAGCAAGTCCGCCTACTGCTCCACCTGCTATTATACCTCCAAGAGTTGCAGCTATAGGCCCAGCAGCTAAAAACGGTCCTACGCCAGGAATAGCAAGTACTCCGATTTCAGCAAGTAAAGCACCTGCCCCACCTATAATACCACCAGTCACTACGCCAGTTGTAGTATTTCTAGCAGTGTCCTCAGTTTTTATTTTAGTATCAGTTACATTCTCAACATTTCTTATTTCATCATGATGTTTAGCCATGACAGATATTTCTTTGTCACTATATCCATTTGCTCTAAGACTTTCAATAACTTTGATTGCATCCGTTTCTGTTTTAAATACTCCTATAAGTTTCTTGTTAACCATAATAAGCCTCCTTAGACTATTCATTGGGAAAAACATATTAACGCTATAGGTTAGTTCAAAATTAACACATTGAAAATATTAAACATAAAAAAAAAACAACCTAGTATATATATAACCACTAAAACTGATATTAAACATTTATGATATTTAGTATCAAAATAAGATAGCCTTAAATAAAAAACTAAAAGCAGATGAGCATCTGCTTTTAGTTACTACTAGACAATGTTAAATTATTTTTGACTTAAAAGCTTTTCTTTTTGTTTTTGCTCTTCTATTTCAAATTGTTCACCGAGAGAATCTAGAGTTTTTTGATCAAATTGCTTGTGGGCTTCTTCGGATATTTCATTTTCTTCTTCATCAAGATGATGTTCCATAATTTCTTTCATTACTCCAAATTTAATTATCCAAGTTTCGTCATCAACAGGAAGATTTTTTAATTTTTCGAGTAAATCCTCAATAACATGATGTTCTTCTAGTATCTCAAGCCCCATATCTTTAGTATCTTTATTTTCCTTCAATTTAGGGACTAATACTGCTTCCTCAGCTTCGTGATGAGCAGTTAAATCAATGTATAGTTTTTCGAATTTTGACTGTCTTGTTTTAATTGCTCTATCTGTTGTCTCATTGATTTCGTCGCTGAGCTTTCTAAATTCCTCATGCTCTTTTTTTATTTCCTTAAAAATATCCATTTAAAAACCTCCTACTAATATATAATGGTAAAAATTGTATCCATATTTATAAATACCCGTTATTTTTTTTTCAAACAATTATATTAATAGTTTTAATAGGATTAGAAATAACATAAAACGGATATTATATATTTGAGAATAATGTTTAAAAAATATGAAAAGGAGGGGCATGATTTAGCCAAAGCTAGATTTTGCTAAGCCATTATGAAATTATATGAAGGAAATATGTACTGGCCTAAAACAAAAAAATCTATAAAATATGATAGCTTAAATGCAGACATAGATACAGATATAGCTATAATAGGTGCAGGGATGTCAGGCATCTTATGTGGTTATGAATTAGCAAAAAGAGGGCATGAGGTAGTTTTAGTAGAAGCGGAAGAAATAGCTAAAGGTAGCAGTAGTGCCAATACTGGACTATTACAATATTCTAGCGATAAGATGCTTTATGAGTTTATAGATGAGCTTGGAAAAGAAAATGCTGTATTGTTTTATAGGATGTGTCATGAAGCCATGAAAGATTTAAAAGCTCTTTCTGAAAAGCTTCCTGAAAGAGGAGATTTTGTAACTAGAAATAGTTTGTATTTGGCAAGTAAAATTGAGGATATAACGAAGCTTAAAAAAGAGTATAAAGCTCTTTTGGAAAATGATTTTCCAGTTGAGTATATTGACAGCAAAGCTCTAGAAACTGACTATGGAATAAAAGGAACTGAGGCTATGCTTACTAAAGAAGATGCAGAAGTAAACCCGTATAAGTTTATACTTGAAATATCAGAGGAGGCAGTAAGGCTAGGACTTGATATATTTGAAAATTCTAAAGTTTTAGACATTGACAAATCAGATGATTGTTTTATTATTAAAACAAAGGATGGTAGTATAAAAGCAAAGAAGCTAGTATATGCTACGGGATATAAAGCTAATGATTACAGTGAAATAAAAGATGGAGAGATAAATAGAACCTATGCACTAGCAACAGAGCCAATCTCTGGTGACAGCTGGAAGGATAGATGCTTAATTTGGGAAACCGCTAGACCTTATTTTTACGCTAGAATGACAGAAGATAATAGAATCATACTAGGCGGCGAAGACGAGGAAAAGGATAGTGTAACAAATAGTGAAGAAAAATTGCAAAAAAATACATTAAAGCTACTAGAAAAGCTGACAAATCTTTTTCCACATATTGAAACCAAAATCGAGTATTCATGGAATGCTGTATTTGGGGAATCTGACGACGGAATTCCATTTATAGGGCAGGACACAGATGACAAGGATGTTTATTACTGTCTTGGCTTTGGAGGAAATGGAACTGTATATAGTATGGCTGGCTCAAAAATAATTGCTGACCTAATAGAAGGAAAATCAAATAAATATGCTCATATTGTGAGCCTAGATAGACAAGGATAATGATGAATTTAAAATATCTTATATAAATCGTTGAAAACTATTATAAATCGGAGGTAAGGATATGCTAGAGAAAATCGTTCAAGGGAAAAGTTTGGAAACATGGTTTAATGAATTTCCTAAGCTAAGAGAAGTGTATGATTTAAAGGAAGTGCTTTGGATTAATGACAAGTATGAATCGATAAAAAGTAAAACAAGCTTTGAACCTAGCATGGATGATATTTTGGATGCTATGAATCGCTTGGGAAGATTTGCTTCGTATATAAAGGTTGCATTTCCTGTAACTAGAGAAAGCGATGGAATCATTGAATCTGAGCTATTTGAAATTGAGATGATGAAAAATGATTTAGCAAAGAAAGTTAATATGGATTTAGAGGGAAGACTGTTTATAAAAGGAGACCATGCTCTTCCTATATCTGGCTCAATCAAAGCCAGGGGTGGAATATATGAGGTACTAAAGCATGCAGAGGATTTGGCTATTAGCCATGGGCTTTTAAAGGAAGGCATGGATTATTCTGCTTTTGATTCAGAAGAGTTTAGAGCTTTGTTTTCTCAGCACTCCATAGCTGTAGGCTCTACTGGAAATCTAGGTCTTAGTATAGGAATCATAAGTGCTAGGCTTGGGTTTAAGGTTTATGTTCACATGTCTTCTGATGCGAAAAAATGGAAAAAGGATTTACTTAGAAGTAAAGGAGTTACAGTAATTGAGTACGAATCTGATTATAGCAAGGCTGTAGAAGAAGGAAGAAAGCAGTCAGAGCTAGATGACAAAATGTATTTCGTTGACGATGAAAACTCTGTAAATTTATTTCTAGGATATGCAGTTGCAGCTCTTAGACTCAGCAAACAGCTAAAGGATATGAATATAGCTGTAGATAGTGAGCATCCATTATTTGTTTATCTGCCTTGCGGAGTTGGAGGGGGTCCTGGAGGGGTAGCATATGGACTTAAGCTGATATTTGGAGATAATGTTCATTGCTTCTTTGCTGAGCCTACTCATTCTCCATGCATGCTCATAGGGATGATGACTTCACTGCATGACAAGGTAAGCGTACAGGATTTTGACATTGACAATAAAACTGCTGCTGACGGGCTTGCAGTAGGAAGACCATCTGGATTTGTAGGAAAAATATTAGAAAATCTACTAAGTGGAGTTTACAGCGTTACTGATGAAAATCTATTTATAATGCTTTCTGATTTAGCAGATTTAGAAGAAATATATCTTGAGCCTTCTGCACTTGCTGGAGTAAAAGGCATAGTTCATATGCATAGTGAAGAGGCAAAGGGTTATATAGAAAAAAATAATTTAGCTGATAAAATGAAAGATTCTGTTCACATTGTTTGGGCGACAGGTGGGAGTATGGTGCCAGAAGCTGAGATGAAGCTTTATTATGAAACTGGTGACAAGCTTAGAAAATAAATAGTGTTTATGTTAGGACATATCGAGGTATTTTTAGGATATGTCCTTTTTTTGCTTCCAGTATTTACTATATAAAGTTTTTGATATAAAATGATATAGGAACTTATGTTCGTTTTTGTAGAGGTGATGAAATGGAATTTAAAATAGTATCAGATTATAAACCTATGGGAGATCAGCCTCAGGCTATAGACACCATGGTTCGCTCGATAGAATCAGGAGCAAAGCATCAGACCTTACTTGGGGTTACTGGTTCTGGTAAGACCTTTACTATGGCAAATATAATAGAAAGAACTCAAAAACCGACCTTGGTTATAGCGCATAATAAGACACTCGCCGCTCAGCTTTATGGTGAATTCAAAGAGTTTTTTCCAGAAAATGCTGTAGAGTATTTTGTTTCTTATTATGATTATTATCAGCCAGAAGCCTATGTAGCTCATTCAGATACCTATATAGAAAAGGATTCTAGTATAAATGATGAGATAGATAAGCTAAGACATAGTGCTACAGCAGCTGTTCTAGAGAGAAGAGATGTAATAATAGTAGCCTCAGTTTCTTGTATTTACGGTTTGGGTGATCCTTCTGACTATGAAGAGATGATGGTTTCCCTTCGCCCAGGGCAAAATAAAGATAGAGATGATGTTATTAAAGAGCTCGTTGAGATTCAATATGAACGCAATGATATCAACTTTGTGCGTGGTACCTTCAGAGTAAGAGGCGATATAATAGAAATTCTTCCTATAAACACTGATGAGAGAGGTATACGAATAGAGTTTTTTGGCGATGAAATAGAAAGAATTTCAGAGATAGATTATATTACTGGAGAGATAGTAGGAGTGAGAAATCACGTAGCTATTTTCCCAGCATCACATTATGTTACAAGCAAGGAAAAGCTAGCTAAAGCAATCGAAAAAATAGAAGTAGAGCTAGAAGAAAGAATTGAGTACTTTAAGGAAAGGGATATGTTCCTAGAAGCTCAAAGAATAGAGCAAAGAACTAAGTACGATTTAGAAATGTTAAAAGAAATAGGCACTTGCAAGGGCATAGAGAACTACTCAAGACATCTTAGTGGAAGAGATGAAGGGGAAAGACCATTTACACTTATGGATTTCTTTCCAGATGATTTTTTGATTATAATAGACGAATCTCACGTAATGCTTCCCCAGCTTCATGCTATGTATGCAGGAGATAGGTCAAGAAAAGGTACACTTATCGATTATGGATTTAGACTGCCTTCAGCGTTTGACAACAGACCTCTTAGGTTTGAGGAGTTTGAGCAAGTCGCAAACCAGATTCTCTATGTATCTGCGACACCTTCGAAATACGAAATGGAACATTCTGTAGCATTTGGAGAGCAAGTAATCAGACCTACAGGATTAGTTGACCCTGAAATAGAAATAAGACCAATAAAAGGACAGATAGACGACTTGTTATTTGAAATAAATGAAAGAGTTAAAAAGAAAGAGCGTGTATTAATAACTACTCTTACAAAAAAAATGTCAGAAAATCTAACTCAATATCTTAAAGAAGCTTCTGTAAAGGTAAGATATCTTCACTCTGATATTGAGACTTTAGAGCGTATAGAGATAATAAGAGATTTGAGGCTTGGAGAATTTGATGTACTTGTAGGGATAAATCTTCTAAGAGAAGGCCTAGATTTACCAGAGGTTTCACTAGTTGCTATTTTGGATGCTGACAAGGAAGGCTTCTTGAGATCTGAGACTTCCCTAATACAAACTGTAGGAAGAGCGGCAAGAAACTCAAATGGAAAAGTTATCATGTACGCTGACAACATGACAGGCTCAATGCAAAGAGCTATAACAGAGACCTATAGAAGAAGAGAAATCCAAATTAATTACAATAAAGAAAATAATATAACTCCTACTACTATATTCAAAGAAATAAGAGGAGTAATAGCAGCTACTAGTGCAGCTGAAGGAGAAGGAAATTATTCAGTAAGAGAAACTATAGACAGAGAGAGAGTTAAGGACGAGATTATTAAGCTAAGCACTGAGATGGTCGAGGCTGCAGAAGCGCTTGAATTTGAAAAAGCAGCAAGCCTTAGAGACAGGATAAGAGAGCTTGAATCAAAGTTATAATCCTAGTAATTTTTATGAGATAAAACGGAGGAAGAAATGGAAAGAAGCGAGATAATAATTAAAGGGGCTAAGGAGCATAATCTAAAAAATGTAGATGTGACTTTACCTAGAAATAAATTTATTGTATTTACAGGATTATCAGGCTCAGGAAAATCCTCATTGGCATTTGATACCATATATGCCGAGGGACAAAGACGTTATGTAGAGAGTCTTTCCTCTTATGCCAGACAGTTTTTGGGACAGATGGAAAAACCAAATGTTGAGTATATAGAAGGGCTTTCTCCTTCCATATCAATAGACCAAAAAACCACATCTAGAAATCCTCGCTCTACAGTTGGAACAGTAACTGAAATTTATGACTATCTGAGACTCCTATTTGCGAGGATAGGAGTTCCTCATTGCCCTGTGTGTCATGAGCCTATAAGCCAGCTTACAGTTCAAGAGATAGTGGACAAGGTAATGGAACTTCACGACAGGACTAAAATTCAGATAATGTCACCTGTAGTAAGAGGAAAAAAAGGACGCCATGAGAAATTACTTGAAGCTATAAGAAAAGATGGATATGTAAGAATAAGAGTAGATGGCGAAAATATGGAAATAACAGATGATATTGAGCTAGATAAGAATAAAAAACACACTATAGATGTAGTAGTTGACCGTATAGCTGTAAAATCAGGAATAGAAAGCAGACTTTCAGATTCTATTGAAACAGCAGTAAAGCTTTCAGATGGGCTAGTTATTATAGATGTTATAGATGATAAGGAAATGCTATTATCTACTAAATTTGCCTGCCCAGAGCATGGAGTAGGTATTGAGGAGCTCACACCGAGAATGTTTTCTTTCAATGCACCTTATGGAGCCTGTGAAACTTGTAATGGACTAGGGAGCATGAAAAAAGTTGATGAGTATCTAGTAGTGCCAAATCAAGATTTGTCTCTAAGACAAGGAGCTGTAGATGCTTGGTTTTCTTCAGGTTCAGGAGCAAATGAAGATACCTATTACTTCAAAATGATAGAATCCCTAGCAACAACTTATAAAGCATCGCTAGACGTGCCTTTTAGAGATTTGGATAAAGAGTTTAAGCAAAAGCTACTATATGGTACTCCAGATATGATTGAGTTTAAGTATGAAAGCAAGTATGGAGGAAACAGAACCTATAAAGCGCCATTTGAGGGAGTAATCCCGAATCTAGAGCGCAGGTATAAAGAGACTCCATCAGAGTATATAAGAGAAAAAATCGAAAGCTATATGTTTGAAAGTCCATGCCCTAGCTGTCATGGAGCTAGATTAAGACCAGAGATACTGTCAGTTACTTTAGGAAATAGAAATATATCTGAGGTTACAGACTTCTCTGTAAATGAGATTTTAGATTATGTAGATTCTCTTGAGCTTACACCAAAACAAGAATTCATATCTAAAGAAATTCTAAAAGAAATAAAAGTAAGAACTAATTTCTTAAAGAATGTTGGACTTGATTATCTTACCTTGTCTAGAAAAGCAGGAACGCTTTCAGGTGGAGAATCTCAAAGAATTAGGCTAGCAACTCAAATAGGTTCAGCCTTGGTAGGTGTGCTTTATGTATTAGATGAGCCATCGATAGGACTTCACCAAAGAGATAACGACAAGCTACTAGCAAGTCTTAGACACCTTACTGATATAGGAAACACTTTGATTGTAGTAGAGCATGATGATGACACTATGAGAGCGGCAGACCATATAGTGGATATTGGACCCAAAGCAGGAATCCATGGAGGAGAAATAATAGCGCAGGGAACACTAGAGGATATAAAAAAGAATCCAAATTCGATAACTGGACAATACCTAAGTGGTAAAAAACGAATCGAGGTTCCTAAGGAAAGAAGAACTCCAAATGGAGCTAAGCTAACAATTAAAAATGCATCAGAAAATAACCTTAAAAATATAGATGTGGATATACCACTAGGGGTGTTTACCTGTGTGACAGGAGTATCTGGCTCTGGAAAAAGCTCACTTATAAATGAAATCCTTTATAAAGGAGCAGCCGCCAAAACTCAAAGATTAAAGGAAAGACCAGGAAAGCATGACGAGATACTAGGGCTGGAGCAAATAGATAAAGTAGTAGATATAGATCAGTCTCCTATAGGAAGAACACCTAGGTCGAATCCAGCTACCTACACTGGGGTTTTCGATATGATAAGAGATGTCTATGCACTTACTCCTGAGGCAAAAGCAAGAGGCTATAGCAAAGGCAGATTCAGCTTCAATGTAAAAGGTGGACGCTGTGAGGCATGTAAAGGCGATGGAATTATCAAAATAGAAATGCACTTTCTTCCTGATGTATATGTTCCTTGTGAGGTATGTAAGGGTGAACGCTATAACAGAGAAACTCTTCAAGTAAAATACAAGGGCAAGAGTATTTCAGATGTGCTTTCTATGAATGTAGAAGAAGCGCTTGAGTTTTTTGAAAATATTCCTAAGATAAAGAGAAAACTAGAAACTCTTAGCGAAGTAGGGCTAGCATATATAACCTTGGGACAACCTTCGACTCAGCTATCTGGAGGAGAAGCTCAGAGGATTAAGCTTGCAACTGAGCTGAGCAAAAGAGCCACAGGAAAAACACTATACATCCTAGATGAGCCAACTACAGGTCTTCATGTAGACGATGTAAAGAAGCTGATAGAAGTTCTTCAAAAACTAGTAGATGGTGGAAACACAGTCGTAGTAATAGAGCACAACCTAGATGTTATCAAGACCTGCGATCATATTATCGATTTAGGCCCTGAGGGTGGAGATAAAGGTGGCTCTGTCCTAATAGAGGGGACACCTGAAGAAATAATTAAGTGCAAAGATTCATATACAGGATTTTTCCTAAAAAAATATCTGTAATGATACTGTTATTTCAACTAGAGGTAAAATCTGCTAAACTATAAGTAGAAACATTGATGGCTATGAAATTATAGTAATTTATGAATAAAACAAGATTCATTAATGAATTCTTTGTCTTAAGGAGTGTTATAAATGAAAAAATTAACTAAGTTACTTGCAGTATTATTAGTTTTAGGGATTATGGTAACTGGATGTAACAACCAAATTAAACCATCTGAGCCTGACAAAATCCCAGTAGAGTCTAATGAAGGGCAAGAAAATCCAGATAATCAAGCTAACCCTGAAGACGAGCCTACAATAAATAAAGATTTAAAACAAGTAAATGCAATATTTTACTCTATGGATGCTGATAAGGCAGATATGATAATTTTAGATTCAAATTCAGATTCTAAAAATATAATTCTAAAAGATGAAGCTAGAGTATTTCTAACAGATAAAGAAGTAAATACAGTGGTTAGCCTTCAAATTAAGGAGTCAAGCAAAGGAATAGAGGTATACAATGCCAAAGATGCTGATAAAGCAACAGCTAAAGCGAAGTATATAGGATTTGCTGACAACAATTTTGCTGAATTTGAAATAATGAACAAGGCTTTTGTACTTCAGATACCTGAAGCTTTAAAAACTGAACTTGAAAAAGTAAATACAAATGAACTACTAGAAATTACTATAAAAACCAATGAAATACCTATAGCCAATCCTGTTTTAGAATCTTTTAAACGAGGTCAATAATTTACAGGTATCCTATTTTATGCACAAACAAGACATCGTACTTTAGTAGGGAAAACTACTGAAATAGGATGTCTTTTAATTTACAAAAAACGGTAATTAAGTTATAATATTACTAGGTCTTTAGAATGAAGTTGTGGGTCCAATTTAGTCCAGACTGAGAGGTATAATAATGATAAAAACGATTGTAGTAGATAACGATGCACTAATTCGAGATATTGTACAAAAGATATTGGAAGATAATAGCCAAATAGAGCTGGTTCACAAGGCGGAGGACGGGTTTGACGCCTTGGAATATTTAGAAATAAATAAAGTAGACTTAGTTCTTCTTGATATAGGGATGCCTAAAATTAATGGAATTGAGGTACTTCAAAAGATTAAAAACCTATATCCCCATATAAAGGTAATCATGCTTACTAGCTGTAAGGATAAAGAAATAGTACTCAAATGCCTTAATCTTGGAGCCGATGGCTACCTTTCCAAGGATGTAGGCTGCGAAGGCATAATTGACGCAATCCTAAGAGTATACGATGGTGAGATGGTGACTTTCCCAAAGGTATCTGACCTTATCATAGAGGATATGGATTATGTTAGAAAGCAGATAGAAGAGAATACCAAATCTCAAAAGCTTACGAAAAGAGAGCTACAAGTTATGTCACTTATATCAAAAGGAATGTCAAATAAAGCCATAGCAAAGCATTTAGAAATTAGTGATAAGACAGTTAAAAATCACGTATCAAGCATACTTAGAAAGCTATCCTTAAATGATAGAACTCAAATTGCAGTATATACACTTAGCAACAATATTTTTTAGCAGAAATATAAAACTTAAAAGAATTTCCATATATTTAAGAAAAACTGCTAGCAGTTTTTTGATTGAAACTTTTATATAAAAAAAGCTGAACTTCCTAGAGTAAACTTTAGAATGTTCAGCTTTTTTACTTTTATGACAATTAATTTGCTATTTTGGGAACTGTACTCTTTTCTTGGATTGTTTCTAATATTTTTTCTAATCTAGCGTGGATATCGTCGATAATAGCGTCACGCTCATAGTGAAAATCATTAGAATCTAGCATATAGCTATGGGTTATGGCTATAGTTTTTGTACCTTTATCATAGGCTTCAGATACCATATGCTGAAGCTTTTCTGTTGTAAAAAATTCTAATCT
This is a stretch of genomic DNA from Acetoanaerobium sticklandii. It encodes these proteins:
- a CDS encoding DUF1538 domain-containing protein; translated protein: MNIFSEKLKEVFFSVLPVTIIVILLNFTIVPLGYNLMFRFVIGAMFIVIGLTLFLLGVDLGVTPFGAVLGDEITKRNKLWIVVAAGLVLGFFISYAEPGLLILANQIDTVTIGNISSNSILIVVSAGIACMMVLGFLRILFDLPLYIILNVSYLIVLILGFFVSEEFLAIAFDASGSTTGVLAVPFILALSFGISARKKNSKSSEKDSFGLVAIASVGAIASVMILDIFSKTSEFAGILPSSQFENLSIARVFMREVFPAFHDSSIAFLPLLIIYIVTLLISKSISKRENRRMIFGFIYAFLGLIIFFIGVNAGFMEVGSLIGSHLVEQEKYIFLISIGFVLGIVTILAEPAVYVLTHQIEEVTAGYVKRRSVLVALSAGVGLAVALSMLRIVTSDIRLWHYLLPGYIIAVTLTFFAPKLFVGIAFDAGGVATGPMTATFILAFTQGAANSYPNADLLADGFGMIAMVAMMPIITLQILGLVFKVKNRKTIEGEEKSS
- a CDS encoding P-II family nitrogen regulator, with translation MIIYDMNVLILKHGMGSKAIALAKDCNISGGTVLLGKGTIRNSFLSFFELAESTKEIVLIIANRELGCKFLERANSEFNLINQNHGIAFSIELSKVMGYTSYKKDTLNYCQTGGEVMLNYDSIFVIVDKGKGEDVVDAASEAGARGATIVNARGSGIHETSKIFAIEIEPEKEIVLILTKDDITQAVCDNINRKMKLDEPGNGILFVQKVNKAYGIY
- a CDS encoding general stress protein; its protein translation is MVNKKLIGVFKTETDAIKVIESLRANGYSDKEISVMAKHHDEIRNVENVTDTKIKTEDTARNTTTGVVTGGIIGGAGALLAEIGVLAIPGVGPFLAAGPIAATLGGIIAGGAVGGLAGALVDLGVDEAELDEFKGYLDQGYIIVAVDERDDYKRDLVYTHYRDNNSVIMDKYDYDNRVL
- a CDS encoding hemerythrin domain-containing protein translates to MDIFKEIKKEHEEFRKLSDEINETTDRAIKTRQSKFEKLYIDLTAHHEAEEAVLVPKLKENKDTKDMGLEILEEHHVIEDLLEKLKNLPVDDETWIIKFGVMKEIMEHHLDEEENEISEEAHKQFDQKTLDSLGEQFEIEEQKQKEKLLSQK
- a CDS encoding NAD(P)/FAD-dependent oxidoreductase, which codes for MKLYEGNMYWPKTKKSIKYDSLNADIDTDIAIIGAGMSGILCGYELAKRGHEVVLVEAEEIAKGSSSANTGLLQYSSDKMLYEFIDELGKENAVLFYRMCHEAMKDLKALSEKLPERGDFVTRNSLYLASKIEDITKLKKEYKALLENDFPVEYIDSKALETDYGIKGTEAMLTKEDAEVNPYKFILEISEEAVRLGLDIFENSKVLDIDKSDDCFIIKTKDGSIKAKKLVYATGYKANDYSEIKDGEINRTYALATEPISGDSWKDRCLIWETARPYFYARMTEDNRIILGGEDEEKDSVTNSEEKLQKNTLKLLEKLTNLFPHIETKIEYSWNAVFGESDDGIPFIGQDTDDKDVYYCLGFGGNGTVYSMAGSKIIADLIEGKSNKYAHIVSLDRQG
- a CDS encoding D-serine ammonia-lyase, with amino-acid sequence MLEKIVQGKSLETWFNEFPKLREVYDLKEVLWINDKYESIKSKTSFEPSMDDILDAMNRLGRFASYIKVAFPVTRESDGIIESELFEIEMMKNDLAKKVNMDLEGRLFIKGDHALPISGSIKARGGIYEVLKHAEDLAISHGLLKEGMDYSAFDSEEFRALFSQHSIAVGSTGNLGLSIGIISARLGFKVYVHMSSDAKKWKKDLLRSKGVTVIEYESDYSKAVEEGRKQSELDDKMYFVDDENSVNLFLGYAVAALRLSKQLKDMNIAVDSEHPLFVYLPCGVGGGPGGVAYGLKLIFGDNVHCFFAEPTHSPCMLIGMMTSLHDKVSVQDFDIDNKTAADGLAVGRPSGFVGKILENLLSGVYSVTDENLFIMLSDLADLEEIYLEPSALAGVKGIVHMHSEEAKGYIEKNNLADKMKDSVHIVWATGGSMVPEAEMKLYYETGDKLRK
- the uvrB gene encoding excinuclease ABC subunit UvrB; translated protein: MEFKIVSDYKPMGDQPQAIDTMVRSIESGAKHQTLLGVTGSGKTFTMANIIERTQKPTLVIAHNKTLAAQLYGEFKEFFPENAVEYFVSYYDYYQPEAYVAHSDTYIEKDSSINDEIDKLRHSATAAVLERRDVIIVASVSCIYGLGDPSDYEEMMVSLRPGQNKDRDDVIKELVEIQYERNDINFVRGTFRVRGDIIEILPINTDERGIRIEFFGDEIERISEIDYITGEIVGVRNHVAIFPASHYVTSKEKLAKAIEKIEVELEERIEYFKERDMFLEAQRIEQRTKYDLEMLKEIGTCKGIENYSRHLSGRDEGERPFTLMDFFPDDFLIIIDESHVMLPQLHAMYAGDRSRKGTLIDYGFRLPSAFDNRPLRFEEFEQVANQILYVSATPSKYEMEHSVAFGEQVIRPTGLVDPEIEIRPIKGQIDDLLFEINERVKKKERVLITTLTKKMSENLTQYLKEASVKVRYLHSDIETLERIEIIRDLRLGEFDVLVGINLLREGLDLPEVSLVAILDADKEGFLRSETSLIQTVGRAARNSNGKVIMYADNMTGSMQRAITETYRRREIQINYNKENNITPTTIFKEIRGVIAATSAAEGEGNYSVRETIDRERVKDEIIKLSTEMVEAAEALEFEKAASLRDRIRELESKL